Within the Fundidesulfovibrio putealis DSM 16056 genome, the region GGCATCGCGGAACTGGACGGCGAGGGCAGGGTGCTCTTCGTCAACCAATCCATGGGGCCGCTCTTCGGCCTGAACGCCGAGGACTTCCTGGGCAAGCCCTACCTCGACTTCCTGCATCCGGACGAGCACGAGGCCGCCGCTAAGCTGAGCCGGAAAGTGGCCGAGGCCTCGGTGGGCCGGTTCTGCATCCAGGCCCGGCACCTGCGCTCGGACGGGTCGGCGTTCTGGGCCAACGTCAGTGTGGGACCTCTGCGCGGAGCCAAGGGGGAGCTGACCGGCGCAGTGTCGGTGATCACCGACGTGACCGAGCTCCTGGAGGCCAAGCGCGCCGCCGAAGAGGCCAACAAGACCAAGAGCCGCTTCCTGGCCAACGTCAGCCACGAGATCCGCTCCCCCATGAACGCCATCATGGGGCTTACCGAGCTCACCCTGCGCACCCCCCTGGAGCCCCGCCAGCGCGACAACCTGGAAAAGGCCCTGACCGCCAGCCGGGCGCTGCTCAAGGTCATCGAGTCCATACTGGATTATGCCGGGCTTGATGCGGGTCGCATGAAGCTGGTGCCCCTGCCGTTTCTCATGCGCGACCTGACGGAGCGCCTGCGGGAGCGTTTCGAACCCAGGGCGGTCGAAAAGGGCCTTTCGTTTAGGTTTCGCGGCGGAGCCGACATGTCCTGCCTGGTGTCTGGCGACGCGCTGCGCTTGGAGCAGGTGCTGGGGAACCTTCTGGAGAACGCCCTGGCCTTCACCTCCGCCGGGCAGGTGGAGCTTTCGGTGGAGGCCCGCCAGCCGGGCGAGGCCGACCGGATCGCGTACGAGTTGCGCGTGACGGACACTGGCATCGGCATGGCCCGCGAAAGCCTGGAGAAGCTGTTCCAGCCGTTCGCCCAGGCGGATGCGGAACTGAGCCGGGCCGTGGGCGGAACCGGGCTGGGGCTGTCCATCGCGCGTCGGCTGGTGGAGGCCATGGGGGGCAGGCTTGAGGCCGAGAGCGAGCCGGGACGGGGCAGCTCCTTCCATTTTACGGTGGACCTCCCCCTGGCCGACGAGACGGATCGGGACGGCGGGTGCGCCATCCTGGAAAACATGGACGAACTGGCCAAGGGGCTCGAGGGCATGCGCGTGCTGGTGGTGGACGACAACGAGCTTGGCCGCCACACGGCGCTCGAGATGCTGCGCCAGGCGCGCATCGACGCCGCCGGAGCCGCCAGCGGCCCAGCCGCGCTGGCCATGCTGTCCGAAGAACCCTTCGACGTGGTGCTGCTGGATATCCAGATGCCCGGCATGGACGGCTACGCGACCTTCAGGGCCATCCGCGAGATTCCCTCCTGCCGGGATCTGCCGGTGATCGCCCTCACCGGCCACGCCACCGGCGAGGACCGCCTGCGCGCCCTGGAAGCGGGCATGCACGACCACCTGGGCAAACCCCTGGGCTCCTCCTCGCTGTTTGCCGCCCTGCGGCAGCACCGCCCCCGGGCCGCCTCCCGCGACGCGGATTCCCTGCGCGTGCTGGACTCCGCCCAGGCGCTGGAGCTTCTCATGGGCAACCAGGGGCTCTACGCGCGTCTGCTGGCCGGGTTCGTGCGCGAGTACGAGAACACCGCGTCCACCCTGGAAGGACTCCTGGCCGAGCACAGAACCGGCGACGCGGTGATGCTCGTCCACTC harbors:
- a CDS encoding PAS domain S-box protein is translated as MTTLRSLLPPVFLAALVLGLAHVHFSAHLKEKRQAMQAGLESLCAHRVRSMEDALAHLGTAPSILAALVRSQALDASSFESTADAVEKAFPVVEAMGLAPDGVISSVYPKRGHSPVIGKDLLNASEWAADTTSSAASTVFVTGPFTMASGRQGFASRIPVFLGQAGEERFWGFITAVTSLERLLRVSGLEDLGRLGMVCRLDSTAGQTLYDDAARRDLSPLGSNDTPVVSLPVKVPGVTLFLHVGSTQPWPTLETYWAGYGASLLMALVASGLLHAFLRSPMRLRQLVAERTGKLRLVNKRLAGELRRGRQAAWDLETSLELSRSLFENSSAVKLLVDPDSLCLVDANPAASRFYGWPRADMTGMPLARFDEAPRERIAATVAQAMGGDSQPIAAVHRLASGKVREVEIYSGPVHHGGRVMLQVVVQDVTGREESRRELHRNQERLEAIVNSANWGIAELDGEGRVLFVNQSMGPLFGLNAEDFLGKPYLDFLHPDEHEAAAKLSRKVAEASVGRFCIQARHLRSDGSAFWANVSVGPLRGAKGELTGAVSVITDVTELLEAKRAAEEANKTKSRFLANVSHEIRSPMNAIMGLTELTLRTPLEPRQRDNLEKALTASRALLKVIESILDYAGLDAGRMKLVPLPFLMRDLTERLRERFEPRAVEKGLSFRFRGGADMSCLVSGDALRLEQVLGNLLENALAFTSAGQVELSVEARQPGEADRIAYELRVTDTGIGMARESLEKLFQPFAQADAELSRAVGGTGLGLSIARRLVEAMGGRLEAESEPGRGSSFHFTVDLPLADETDRDGGCAILENMDELAKGLEGMRVLVVDDNELGRHTALEMLRQARIDAAGAASGPAALAMLSEEPFDVVLLDIQMPGMDGYATFRAIREIPSCRDLPVIALTGHATGEDRLRALEAGMHDHLGKPLGSSSLFAALRQHRPRAASRDADSLRVLDSAQALELLMGNQGLYARLLAGFVREYENTASTLEGLLAEHRTGDAVMLVHSVKGLAANLGGEQLAEAARSLEECLHEEDDSRREASLQAFSQALERFTVQARTEAARIGGSA